The following proteins are encoded in a genomic region of Hymenobacter siberiensis:
- a CDS encoding 5-methylcytosine restriction system specificity protein McrC, with product MNWARPRPCTAQTLGTLGRAAALPPALRRELHQVGQRFPTGLLNAMLPPPTAATFRELRRQRPDSQAAFLVHVCELVWLTALPEPTATGRKRFADFRRDEALMARIFEQFTRNFFRREQRRYRVFAETIAWQAEAPLAADLALLPTMLTDTTLEAPDRKIILDTKYYAATLRPRYDRQRLIAPHLYQLYAYLQNQRPAPGQVLESILLYPAATQDVDVRYTLGGHPVRVITLNLHQPWPGIAADLLRLVE from the coding sequence ATGAACTGGGCACGGCCTCGCCCCTGCACCGCCCAAACGCTGGGCACGCTGGGCCGGGCAGCAGCTTTGCCCCCGGCGCTGCGCCGCGAGTTGCACCAAGTCGGCCAGCGGTTTCCGACGGGGCTGCTCAATGCTATGCTGCCTCCCCCCACGGCCGCCACGTTTCGGGAGCTGCGGCGGCAGCGGCCGGATAGCCAGGCCGCGTTTCTGGTGCACGTCTGCGAGCTGGTGTGGCTCACGGCCCTACCCGAGCCCACGGCTACCGGCCGCAAGCGCTTCGCCGATTTCCGGCGCGACGAAGCGCTGATGGCGCGCATCTTCGAGCAGTTCACCCGCAATTTTTTCCGTCGCGAGCAGCGCCGTTACCGCGTCTTTGCCGAAACCATTGCCTGGCAGGCCGAAGCCCCGCTGGCCGCCGACCTCGCCCTGCTGCCCACCATGCTCACCGATACCACGCTGGAAGCGCCCGACCGCAAAATAATTCTCGACACCAAGTACTACGCTGCCACCCTGCGCCCGCGCTACGACCGGCAGCGCCTCATTGCCCCGCACCTTTACCAGCTCTACGCCTACCTCCAGAACCAGCGCCCTGCCCCCGGCCAGGTTCTGGAAAGCATATTGCTGTATCCGGCCGCCACGCAGGACGTGGACGTGCGCTACACCCTGGGCGGGCACCCGGTGCGCGTCATCACGCTCAACCTGCACCAGCCCTGGCCCGGCATTGCCGCCGATTTGCTGCGGCTGGTGGAATAA
- a CDS encoding isopenicillin N synthase family dioxygenase, which yields MQDQLLDHIPSLDLADFRSGDAERKARFVQQLGEAYQNIGFVALKNHGLNDEQTRQLYADVQAFFQLPDEAKQCYENPELAGQRGYISKGKEHAKGRNTGDLKEFYHVGQEVEEEDPIKNEYPDNIWPQEIPGFQKSTFTAYRTLESAGQDVLRAIALYLHLPENYFDDKVKHGNSILRPIHYFPIEDPDAVPADAVRAAEHGDINLITLLMGASADGLQVKRRDGKWIPITALPDQIVVNVGDMLQRLTNGVLKSTIHRVVNPAREKMNTSRFSIPFFMHPRSEMSLAALEHCVTPDNPKKEADITAGEFLNERLIELGLKKK from the coding sequence ATGCAAGACCAACTTCTTGACCATATTCCCTCGCTCGACCTCGCCGACTTCCGTTCCGGCGACGCCGAGCGTAAGGCTCGTTTTGTGCAGCAGCTCGGCGAGGCCTACCAGAACATCGGCTTTGTAGCCCTGAAAAACCATGGCCTCAACGACGAGCAAACCCGGCAGCTATACGCCGATGTGCAGGCGTTTTTCCAACTGCCCGACGAAGCCAAGCAGTGCTACGAAAATCCCGAGCTGGCCGGCCAGCGCGGCTACATCAGCAAAGGGAAGGAGCACGCCAAGGGCCGCAACACCGGCGACCTGAAGGAGTTCTACCACGTAGGTCAGGAAGTGGAGGAAGAGGACCCCATCAAAAACGAGTACCCCGACAATATCTGGCCCCAGGAAATTCCGGGCTTCCAGAAGAGCACCTTCACGGCTTACCGCACGCTGGAAAGCGCCGGCCAGGACGTGCTGCGTGCCATTGCGCTGTACCTGCACCTACCCGAAAACTACTTCGATGATAAGGTGAAGCACGGCAACAGCATCCTGCGCCCCATTCACTACTTCCCCATCGAAGACCCGGACGCGGTGCCCGCCGATGCCGTGCGCGCCGCCGAACACGGCGATATCAATCTCATTACCTTGCTGATGGGGGCCAGCGCCGACGGCCTGCAGGTGAAGCGCCGCGACGGCAAATGGATTCCCATCACGGCCCTGCCCGACCAGATTGTGGTGAACGTGGGCGACATGCTCCAGCGCCTCACCAACGGCGTGCTGAAATCTACCATTCACCGCGTGGTGAACCCGGCCCGCGAAAAAATGAACACCTCGCGCTTCAGCATCCCGTTCTTCATGCACCCGCGCTCCGAAATGAGCCTGGCTGCCCTGGAGCACTGCGTGACCCCCGACAACCCCAAGAAGGAAGCCGACATCACGGCCGGCGAGTTTCTGAACGAGCGCCTGATTGAGCTGGGGCTGAAGAAGAAATAA
- the chrA gene encoding chromate efflux transporter has translation MTVPTPPTAPHPAAPVSLTPPPRRSGKRTRRGRGIIFLKDVAVLALTAFGGPQAHLAMFFRLLVDKRRYISTPELLELQALCALLPGPTSTQTITVIGFRLGGPNLAYLTLLVWMAPSVTLMTLAALALSHLDPARVAALVQFVQPVAVGFVAFSAYKIAEKVIHTKTAVGLMVAAAMMAYFFQLPWMLPLLLLAGGAVTTVRYRKHAIVQKKKPLRVEWANFVLWLGILVGAAVLGHYTQLLPVRLFENFYRNGSLVFGGGQVLAPLLYAEFVEFKHYLTGTEFLSGLGLVQAMPGPNFSIAAYIGALAMRPAGGNGMQVLGALVGAAGIFLPGTFLIFFVIRFWDRLRQYRVVQASLEGINAVSAGLVCAATFLLYHPLPDRLLELPFHLGPIDSLPLNPLLVGATFLLLLWEKVPSVVIIAVALLAGALLPA, from the coding sequence ATGACCGTTCCAACGCCACCTACTGCCCCGCACCCCGCCGCACCCGTTTCCCTCACGCCGCCCCCGCGGCGCTCGGGCAAGCGCACGCGGCGGGGGCGGGGCATTATTTTTCTGAAGGATGTGGCCGTGCTGGCCCTCACGGCCTTTGGCGGACCGCAGGCGCACCTGGCCATGTTTTTCCGGCTGTTGGTGGATAAGCGCCGCTACATCAGCACGCCCGAGCTGCTGGAATTGCAGGCGCTGTGTGCGCTGCTGCCGGGGCCCACGTCCACCCAAACCATTACCGTTATCGGCTTCCGGCTGGGTGGGCCCAATCTGGCCTACCTCACGCTGCTGGTCTGGATGGCTCCGTCCGTGACGCTGATGACGCTGGCCGCCCTCGCCCTGAGCCATCTCGACCCGGCCCGGGTGGCGGCGCTGGTGCAGTTTGTGCAGCCGGTGGCGGTGGGCTTTGTGGCGTTCTCGGCCTACAAGATTGCGGAGAAGGTCATTCATACCAAAACGGCCGTGGGGCTGATGGTGGCCGCCGCCATGATGGCCTACTTTTTCCAGCTGCCCTGGATGCTGCCGCTGCTGCTGCTGGCCGGCGGGGCCGTAACCACGGTGCGCTACCGCAAGCACGCCATTGTGCAGAAAAAAAAGCCGCTGCGCGTGGAGTGGGCCAATTTTGTGCTGTGGCTGGGTATTCTGGTGGGGGCGGCCGTGCTGGGGCACTACACGCAGCTGCTGCCGGTGCGGCTGTTCGAGAATTTTTACCGCAACGGCTCGCTGGTATTTGGGGGTGGGCAGGTGCTGGCCCCGCTGCTGTATGCCGAGTTTGTGGAGTTCAAGCACTACCTCACGGGAACGGAGTTTTTGTCGGGCCTGGGACTGGTGCAGGCCATGCCAGGTCCTAATTTTTCCATCGCGGCCTACATCGGGGCGCTGGCCATGCGGCCGGCGGGTGGCAACGGCATGCAGGTGCTGGGGGCACTGGTGGGCGCGGCGGGCATCTTTCTGCCGGGCACGTTTCTCATCTTCTTCGTGATTCGCTTCTGGGACCGGCTGCGGCAGTACCGGGTGGTGCAGGCCTCGTTGGAGGGCATCAACGCCGTGAGCGCGGGGCTGGTGTGCGCGGCCACCTTCCTGCTCTACCACCCGCTGCCCGACCGCCTGCTGGAGCTGCCGTTTCACCTCGGCCCCATCGATTCGCTGCCCCTGAACCCGCTGCTGGTGGGGGCCACGTTCCTGCTGCTGCTTTGGGAGAAGGTGCCCAGCGTGGTCATCATTGCCGTGGCGCTGCTGGCCGGCGCGCTGCTGCCTGCCTGA
- a CDS encoding lysophospholipid acyltransferase family protein — protein MLFYTVMKPLVQVALRVFFRRIAVRHPERLHLPGPLLLAGNHPNTLMDPLLAAVNRRQPIAFLAKSTFFSNPIVRAIMQSGNSIPIYRAQDAGTGGPVTPEQRAAQNEATFGRCYDYLGRGGTIMIFPEGTSVSERRLRPLKTGAARIALGAEARHKFKLGLKVVPVATNYFDPSKFRSDVLLNVAPPIVVADYAAAYAQDPDEAADQLTEAIRVALERRLVITRDAAEDTFVQQIERTFGDHLNPDDDPDTLYDNFLLSRTLLQALPWAEQHFPERLTAARAQFAAYLADLRRHNLSDEALDSQRRGSVAGLLNLVFGAPVWLYGVVNNYLPYILPSAVAKRATKDVEFVAPIMLVMGMLTFPLAYVLQAAAVHYFTHDWRLTALYVLSLPLTGFYALSYWNTLAARLRRLRAARFFRRTPAVGAALLQQRTALLTELEDARMAYLTARAEA, from the coding sequence ATGCTCTTTTATACTGTGATGAAACCGCTGGTGCAGGTTGCGCTGCGGGTCTTTTTCCGCCGCATCGCGGTGCGGCACCCCGAACGCCTGCACCTGCCGGGCCCGCTGCTGCTGGCCGGCAACCACCCCAACACCCTCATGGACCCGCTGCTGGCGGCCGTGAACCGCCGCCAGCCCATTGCCTTTCTGGCCAAAAGCACGTTTTTCAGCAATCCCATCGTGCGGGCCATCATGCAGTCGGGCAACTCCATTCCCATCTACCGGGCGCAGGACGCGGGCACCGGCGGCCCCGTCACGCCCGAGCAGCGCGCCGCCCAGAACGAGGCCACCTTCGGCCGCTGCTACGACTACTTGGGCCGGGGCGGCACCATCATGATTTTTCCGGAGGGCACCAGCGTGAGCGAGCGCCGCCTGCGGCCCCTCAAAACCGGCGCGGCCCGCATTGCGCTGGGGGCCGAAGCCCGCCATAAGTTTAAGCTGGGCCTGAAAGTGGTGCCGGTGGCCACTAACTACTTTGACCCCAGCAAGTTTCGCTCGGATGTGCTGCTGAACGTGGCCCCGCCCATCGTCGTAGCCGACTATGCCGCCGCCTACGCCCAGGACCCCGACGAGGCCGCCGACCAGCTCACCGAGGCCATTCGGGTGGCGCTGGAACGCCGCCTGGTCATCACCCGCGACGCGGCCGAGGACACCTTCGTGCAGCAGATTGAGCGCACCTTCGGCGACCACCTCAACCCCGACGACGACCCCGACACCCTCTACGACAACTTCCTGCTGAGCCGCACCCTACTCCAGGCCCTGCCCTGGGCCGAGCAGCACTTCCCCGAGCGCCTCACCGCCGCCCGCGCGCAGTTTGCCGCCTACCTGGCCGACCTGCGCCGCCACAACCTCAGCGACGAAGCGCTGGATAGCCAGCGGCGCGGCTCCGTGGCCGGCCTGCTCAACCTGGTATTTGGCGCGCCGGTATGGCTGTATGGCGTGGTTAATAACTACCTGCCTTACATCCTGCCTTCGGCCGTGGCTAAGCGGGCTACCAAGGATGTGGAGTTTGTGGCTCCCATCATGCTGGTGATGGGCATGCTGACTTTCCCGCTGGCCTACGTGCTGCAGGCAGCAGCCGTGCACTACTTCACTCACGACTGGCGGCTGACCGCACTGTACGTGCTCAGCCTGCCCCTCACCGGTTTTTATGCCCTGAGCTACTGGAATACGCTGGCAGCCCGCCTGCGGCGGCTGCGCGCCGCCCGCTTTTTCCGGCGCACGCCAGCCGTTGGTGCCGCACTATTGCAGCAACGCACCGCTTTACTAACCGAGCTGGAAGATGCCCGGATGGCGTACCTAACCGCCAGGGCGGAGGCCTGA